The stretch of DNA CGCCACAGCTTACCGATTCAATCGAATTGCCCGAAAACGTGGAATTTTTGGGACAAAAGATCGATCTTTCTCCCTTCAGAGGATTGATTACTTCTGTGCAGGACACTGCTTCCTCTGTTGCCAGGACGATTTCTAGCCGACCACCGCTCAAGTTTCCCATCCCACGTACCAAAGACGAGTCATGGCTGTTAACAACATATCTTGATTCCGAGCTTCGAATTTCAAGAGGAGATGGAGGTGATATATTCGTGCTCGTCAAGGAAGGCTCCCCTCTGTTGTCAACTTAAAACTTTCGACAGATTTCGCAATGTATTGGTATTTTGTACCTTGCAATGTACTTATACGAATGAATGCATGTAATACATAAATAATGCGATGTGATTGAACGATGAGTTTTAGAATGTAAACCAAGTTCGTGTCTGTAAGCTTAATGTTTTGTTTGAATTGCAAAGGTAGACGTTGCTTCTCCAGAAAATAATAATAGTATATCTACAGTTTTCTGAGTTGATTCTACTTTACATCGAGACAGCGGATGTTTTGTGTTCCAAGAAAGATCGTTTTCGATTTCGGAAcaggtatcttgtgagatagtctcacgaatctttatctgtgagacgagccAACTTTACCGatgttcataataaaaagtaatactcttaacataaaaagtaatattttttcatagatgacccaaataagagatccgtcttacaaaatacgatccgtaagatcgtctcacacaagtttttgccacgATTTTGATGTAAAAACCCCATCCACAAATCAGAAAAAGTGTCTTATTttctttattaaaataaaattaatttacagttcaaaatattataatttctgTTTTAATCTTGTGATTATTTTGGGTTCATATAAACTAATTTGGTATTTTGTAATCCTATTGATTCTATTTCCAAAAATAACCCATCTCTTATTGTACgcgtatttattttttattataaaatcgTGTGATTTTCTTAGGCGAGAGGCGCCGTGGGGGTGTGATTACATTTAATCTCCATGAAGCGACTGGGGCTGGCGCTCCGTACTGGGCGCATGATCGCCTCCgtcaaaaccctaaaccctgcGCCTTCCTTCTCCCAGTCCCCTCGATTCACGCCCCTTCTCTACAATGGTACGCCCACCCCATTTTCATCTATTTTATGTTAACCTACGCTAGTTTTCTTATTACTCCTTCCAAGTACACACTTAATTTTGGGGGTTTATCTGAGGATTGTGGATTATCGTTATTTTTTTTCCAGCACTCTGTGTTCAACGGATTGAAAACTGTGACTATGCTAGTAAATTTTACTGTTTAtcttttcttggttttggagaTTCTTGTGTATTTGACATGTTGCGAATTCTACTACCTGCTCGTTATTGTTTTACTGGATACAGGGGCAATGGAAAATATTTGTTAAAATTCCGGTAGCCTCATTTCTTGATATTTGGAACATTAAGTGAATTACTGCAACTTTTGGGTTTTGTTAACCAATTATCGTGCTTGTTCTTTTTGTGTCTATCCTGTGATATTTTTCTCCGCCTTTCTGTGAGTAGACTTTTTATGTTGTATGATAGGTGCCTATGATGAGTATAAGCAGGCAAACGGATCAGAAGGTTCAAGACCAAAATTGATGCGCGAGCTGGTTTTGCACACGATTTTAGCTGGCCTTGTTGGATTTAAGTTTCTAGAAACAACCTACGCACACAGCGATGAGGTTGGAATATTGAGCATTCCTTCTacatttctttatttttttctcctttattgattattgatttgttatgaacTTGTTTGATTTTCAGGGAGCTTCTACTGCTCCTCCCCCACCTGAATCTCCTCCTATGTCAAGCCATCATCACCTGGAGGAAATTGCCAAGAGAGAAAAACTTCGGCTGGTGGAACTGCTCAAGAGCAAAGGAGGCCAATATGGTTCTTATCCTCGTTTTACTGTTGCTGTTAAGGGAGAAAAGGTTAGTAGGCTGTTCTCTGCATATATAGGTTGCCTGCAAAAAACCAAATTATACTTCTACGGACTAGCTATTTAACATTTTAAGGCTGGAAGGGCCTAATAGATGAATTTTGTCAGGTGACTTTCAAGTTCCAAGTTCCTCCTTCCTGTGAGATTCCACTTCTAATCTCAACTCTCGTTACTCGTCTTGGAGTCAAGGCCAATGGTGGTGTTGGATCAGATATGATATTGCAAGCTTGGGACAGGTTTTGAAGTGTTAACTTTTCAGCTACCCTAATTGCTAATAATTTTGATTTCTGTTTGCATTAATGCAGTCTCTTTGCATGCTAATAGTTATAACCAATTTTTGACAGCGGTGTTGCTTGGCAATTAACTCTCAGTCGCCCGAACTATAAAAAGGGAACTGTTGGTGATGAAGTTCAGGCTAATGATACAAATGCAAGTGATAATGATGGAGAGCTACGCATTCTTATTTTTCGTCCACACACGAGCTCCGACAAAGCTGTCAGTTTTAAGTAGTCAAATAGCTATTACAAGATTTGTGTAGCAGtttaactttgattttggtttgcTAGCCAAATAGTTTTTTTCTGTGCATTAGTTCATACTAAGTTTATAATGTTTGGTAACTTCCATTATGCAGGAATTTGAGTTCTTGAAGCAGGGAAGTTTTACACTTGAGGAACTTGATGCTTTGGCATCTGCTTTACAGTTAGCAGGACAACAAAAAAGCTTGGAAGTAACGCCGAGGGGAAATGTTGTTCCGACATTTGACAAAACAATCTCTAGTCTTGAAGCCATGGGGATCAAAATATATGGACTTGCACAGCCAAATATAGAGCACACCAATGTTGATATATCATGGGACAATATTGCCGGTTATGATAATCAAAAGCGGTATATATAAGTGACCCTAGCTTTTAGTACGTGAATCTTCTTTGGTGCTTAAATGGATTCTATATATGTAACTCTATATGGAGATGTATAGATGAATGAAAAAGCAATGTTAATTTCATTTATATTGTAATTCTTTGCTTGAAGTTTTAAGTACAAAATTTACCTCTGCTGAGCTAGCAATGCGATGACATGTATTAGCTGGCATGTTTTAGTTCAATTTGTTTCCTTCTAACTTCACACTTGATCTTCTTTGTTGACTTCAAATATTATGAATATGAGATGAAATGATGTGGTTTTTATCTCTCTCCTACATTACCATTTACTTTTGATGTTGAAGGGAGATAGAAGATACAATCTTACTGGCTCTCAAGAGGCCAGAAGTATACGATGATATTGCTCGAGGCACTCGCTGTAAGTTTGAGACCAACAGACCTCGTGCAGTTCTTTTTGAAGGCCCGCCAGGTTTTATATCTTGATATCTTAATTGGACTCAGTTTAGATATTTTCTTGCCCTAAAATATCATTGTTATCGTGCATACTTTTGCATCATCTATGTCGTAGTGTTGAAGGTTTACCAGTGCCTTGGGTCCTAGGTGTAAGGGGCAAGATGAGTAGTACATTGAGTTGAAGCCTGTGTTCACTGATGTATAATATCATTATAAACTCTAGATATATGGAAAAGAAATGTCATATAGCATCAAATATCTTACTTCAATGTGTTTTCCAGAAGCGAATAGGTTCGAAATGTTGGGAAGGCATGCATCTTACTTGAAAAATCTACAGTGGATGTAAGTTTGAAGTTGCTTACCTATTGCTTTTGGTTTCAGGTACAGGGAAAACATCTTGTGCTCGAGTAATTGCTAATCAAGCAGTACGACATTATATTCATTTTAAAGCTTATGCTGATTTCTTTTATCGTGTATT from Primulina tabacum isolate GXHZ01 chromosome 3, ASM2559414v2, whole genome shotgun sequence encodes:
- the LOC142540623 gene encoding uncharacterized protein LOC142540623 translates to MKRLGLALRTGRMIASVKTLNPAPSFSQSPRFTPLLYNGAYDEYKQANGSEGSRPKLMRELVLHTILAGLVGFKFLETTYAHSDEGASTAPPPPESPPMSSHHHLEEIAKREKLRLVELLKSKGGQYGSYPRFTVAVKGEKVTFKFQVPPSCEIPLLISTLVTRLGVKANGGVGSDMILQAWDSGVAWQLTLSRPNYKKGTVGDEVQANDTNASDNDGELRILIFRPHTSSDKAEFEFLKQGSFTLEELDALASALQLAGQQKSLEVTPRGNVVPTFDKTISSLEAMGIKIYGLAQPNIEHTNVDISWDNIAGYDNQKREIEDTILLALKRPEVYDDIARGTRCKFETNRPRAVLFEGPPGTGKTSCARVIANQAGVPLLYVPLEVIMSKYYGESERLMGKVFSLAKEIPNGAIIFLDEVDSVATARDSETHEATRKILSVLLRQIDGFEQDKEVVVVAATNRKQDLDPALLSRFDAMIAFGLPDNQTRQEIAYQYAKHLTKSDLAELASATAEMSGRDIRDVCQQAERHWASKIIRAQKDEHDSSLPPLEEYIESALKRQAAITGTAAQSRKQHSPLSKKPQFDFL